The following proteins are co-located in the Candidatus Sericytochromatia bacterium genome:
- a CDS encoding carboxypeptidase-like regulatory domain-containing protein: NPLVNVDRPDVPKPPVTISGTDGCERFGPDSPSFVIPAGSDRVCPMIYPPPPGCDAASLNLYGEFAGLRAPAEFRSLPDGAAVRGRLREIYTQSGGVPMVGTAGGAMGAPGSTSASEGTYRLKLTPPLAKRRMTAWECLQTGYPELAQAFLDGEGPVSPPPPPEPPIAVEPQPDWPPVSEPWFPVPCVPGPSQTVVLSGHVFDEQGVPFRDEVEVRVASRDFGFLRDVTVVDGRFEVPDAPAGVRLEVTVRHVPSGESRRRFVTPLATFQDCGQPGFATLNFGGTRTDTDPLGHRYPLAAKAPVLKQEPARLKGEIYDLTGKLVPDAAVTLLSLGAQAVKLQTRTSAERGAYSFEAVPADEAVELTVSHPDYLPVVRTLPPVAAGDGGYAHFGGKATREDPLAPQFALVKRLQEAPAAVFVSVGGKVRAPQAKVQLPPAGVVRLEGESDQGPFKQEAKLDSSSNYTFDKVPARLRGTLTVEAPGYEKVMRLVRVGRQAATFHFGASDRSDPQGDAYGLVEKLD, encoded by the coding sequence CAACCCGCTGGTCAACGTGGACCGTCCTGATGTGCCCAAACCGCCCGTGACCATCAGCGGGACGGATGGCTGCGAACGCTTCGGGCCCGATAGCCCGTCGTTCGTGATTCCGGCCGGCAGCGATCGCGTGTGTCCGATGATCTATCCGCCGCCGCCCGGCTGCGACGCGGCCTCGCTCAACCTTTACGGCGAGTTCGCGGGGCTGCGTGCGCCGGCGGAATTCCGCAGCCTGCCCGATGGCGCCGCCGTGCGGGGGCGCCTGCGCGAGATTTACACGCAATCAGGCGGAGTGCCGATGGTTGGGACGGCGGGGGGGGCCATGGGAGCGCCTGGTTCAACGAGCGCCAGTGAAGGAACCTATCGCTTGAAGCTGACGCCGCCGCTGGCCAAGCGCCGGATGACGGCCTGGGAGTGCCTGCAAACCGGCTACCCGGAACTGGCGCAGGCCTTCCTGGACGGTGAAGGCCCGGTCTCCCCCCCGCCGCCGCCGGAACCCCCGATCGCGGTGGAGCCGCAACCGGATTGGCCGCCCGTGAGCGAGCCCTGGTTCCCCGTGCCTTGCGTGCCCGGGCCTAGCCAGACGGTCGTGTTGAGCGGGCACGTGTTTGACGAGCAGGGCGTGCCTTTCCGGGACGAGGTCGAGGTGCGCGTGGCCTCGCGGGACTTCGGCTTCCTGCGCGACGTGACCGTGGTCGATGGGCGCTTCGAGGTGCCGGACGCGCCGGCCGGCGTGCGCCTGGAAGTAACGGTGCGACACGTCCCTTCGGGCGAGTCGCGGCGTCGCTTCGTGACCCCGCTGGCCACCTTCCAGGATTGCGGGCAGCCCGGCTTTGCGACGCTCAACTTCGGTGGCACGCGTACCGACACCGACCCGCTCGGCCACCGCTATCCGCTGGCGGCCAAGGCGCCGGTGCTGAAGCAGGAGCCCGCCCGCCTGAAGGGGGAGATCTACGACCTCACCGGCAAGCTGGTGCCGGACGCCGCGGTGACGCTCCTGAGCCTGGGGGCCCAGGCGGTCAAGCTCCAGACGCGGACCTCCGCCGAGCGAGGGGCCTACTCCTTCGAGGCCGTCCCGGCCGATGAGGCCGTCGAATTGACCGTCTCTCACCCGGACTATCTCCCGGTGGTGCGCACGCTTCCGCCGGTGGCAGCTGGGGATGGGGGTTATGCGCACTTCGGTGGCAAGGCCACCCGCGAAGACCCGCTTGCGCCTCAGTTTGCGCTGGTCAAGCGCTTGCAGGAAGCCCCGGCAGCCGTCTTTGTCAGCGTGGGCGGCAAGGTGCGCGCCCCGCAGGCCAAGGTGCAGCTCCCGCCCGCCGGCGTGGTGCGGCTGGAGGGGGAATCGGACCAGGGCCCCTTCAAGCAGGAGGCCAAGCTCGACAGCTCCAGCAACTACACCTTCGACAAGGTGCCGGCTCGCCTGCGCGGCACCCTCACGGTCGAGGCGCCGGGCTACGAGAAGGTCATGCGCCTGGTGCGGGTGGGCCGTCAGGCTGCGACCTTCCACTTCGGGGCGTCGGACCGGAGTGATCCGCAAGGCGATGCCTATGGCCTGGTGGAGAAGCTCGACTGA